The sequence ATTAATGTTCAGAACTGCATCCCAATCAGACTCTTTCATACGAAGAGAGAGGCCATCCTTGGTGATACCCGCATTATTTACCAAAATATCTATGCCTCCAAAGGTTTCTACAAACCCTTGTATCATGGTTTTTACATCTGCTTCAGAGGAAACATCTGCCTGAATAGACCATGTTTCAACCCCATACTGTGCAGCAATCTGTTCTGCTGTCTCCGCGGCTGCTTCAGCATTGATATCATTAATGCCGATTTTTGCACCAGCAGCAGCAAGCTTTTCGGCAATACTCCGACCGATACCACGGGCGGATCCAGTAATCAGGGCTGATTTTCCTGTCAAATCAATCACGTCTTCCTCCTTCAGATAACGGGCAATCGAAATTTAATATACAATATTTATAGAGTCCCATACTAACAATTTTTTTCTATGCTTGCAAGGTCACCACAGGATTTTACCCGCATTTTTCGGTCATATGCACGAAGTAACCCGGCCAAAACCTTCCCGGGACCCACTTCAAGATACCCATCAAGGTCATATCCTGAAAGGGTGTGCTCTGAGGCAACCCACTGCACAGGAGAAAGAAGCTGATCTACCAGCAACCCTTTCAATACAGCCCCGCTGGTTTCCGCTTTGGCAGTTACGTTGGAAATTACAGGACAGTGTGGATCTGCAAAGGTAATCTCCTCAAGCGCTGTGGCAAGCTTATCCGCAGCAGGTTGCATGAGGGGAGAGTGAAATGCACCGCTTACTGCAAGGGGGACGACCCGTTTTGCCCCCGCTGCTTCCAAGAGAGCAGAAGCTTCCTCGACGGCCTCTTTTTCTCCAGAAATAACCGTCTGAACCGGGGAGTTCACATTGGCAGAAACAACCGTGCCAGAAGATACCTTCTCTAAGGTTCGGGCAATATCCTCGGGGGATACTCCAATTACAGCTGCCATGGTACCCGTACTTTCAGCTCCCGCTTCAGCCATGTATTTTCCACGCCGCGCTATTAAGGAGAGTCCTGTTTCAAAGGAGAAGACCTTCCCCGCATAGAGAGCACCATACTCCCCCAAGGAATGTCCCATGGCAATAGCAGGTTGACAGCCCCGCTCTGCAAGAATTTCCGTAATGATCGCCTCAAGGGTAAACAGGGCCGGTTGCGTATACTCTGTTTGTCCAAGTCGAGACTGAGAATCTTCAAAAACAATCTCTGTCAAATCATATCCGAGGACCTCTTCAGCACGCTTGAAATAGTCTTGCGCCACAGGAAACGCATCGTACAGATCTTTTCCCATACCAATTTTCTGAGCACCCTGTCCGGGATAAAGAAAGGCGTATTTCATAATCTCTCCTTAAAAACGAATAATTGTTGCACCGGCCGTAACGCCCCCACCAAGAGCGGTAAAGCCCACTAACGCCCCAGGAAAAACCCGGGATTCCTCCCACGCCTCGTAGAGAGCAATGGGGATGGTGGCCGACGAAGTATTGCCATATCTTGCCACATTTGAAACAACACGTTGAGGGTCTAAGCCTAACTTCTCCCCAACCTTAGTAATAATACGTTGATTTGCCTGATGCGGAATCAAAAGATCGAGATCATCCGGTGTATAGGATGTTTTCTCCAAAGCCGACCGGATCATCTGCGGCATGAGGTGAACCGCCTGTTTATATACAGGTTTGCCGTCCATTTCCAAAATCTGTTGTGAATCCCATGAGGGGAGTTTTAGAACATCACCCAAGGAAGGATCCGTATAGTTATAGGACGCAAGGACTCCTGCTTCACTGGTACTGGGCTCCAGCAGCACTGCTCCGGCCCCATCTCCAAAAAGAATACAGGTTCCCCGATCTGAAAAGTCTAAACTTCGGGAGATAATTTCACTCCCCACCAAAAGCACTCGGGAGCTTTGCCCCGACTCAATTAACGAGGCGGCCAAGGTCATTCCATAGACAAAACCGGAACAGGCCGCAGATATATCCATGGCAAAGGCATTGGTAATTCCCATTTTTGCACAAATGCCCGCTGCGGTGGAGGGAAAGAAGTTATCCGGCGTGAAGGTGGCGCAAATAACCGTATCCACTGACTCGGGAGAAACATCGGCGCGATGGAGGGCGTGATTCCCTGCACGGGCGCCCAGTTCGGCACAGGCATCGGCAGGAGCATTTTCCCAGATACGGCGTTCCCGAATTCCCGTTCGGCGGACAATCCACTCATCGGTGGTATCCAGATACTCTTCATAGTATGCATTTGTACGTACCGTTTCCGGGAGCGCAACCCCCACAGACACAATAGAACCTCTTCGTATACTCATATCTCTATGCCTTTATAAATTCAATCTTACAAATATAATGTTTTCGCAGCAGTCACCAAAGCATTGGTAAGGGCTGTTACCGATGAAGAGCCATGTGCCTTATAGACGTGCCCTCGAACCCCCAAGAGCGGCACTGCACCATACAGCTCCGCATCAAAACAATGAAGTTTCTTTCTGCCGCGGTCATTAAGGCCATCTTGAAACTCCCGTCGAACAAACCGGAAAATACCCTCACTTAATTTTAACACCGCATTGCCCACAAAGCCATTGCACACAATCACATCAGCATCACCGGTAAGAACACGGTTGCCCTCAATATATCCATCATAGACAAGGCGAGAAGACTTTGAAAGTGCCTCATGGGCCTGACGAACCTCACGCGTCCCTTTGTGAGATTCCATACCAACATTCAACAAAGAAACCACGGGGGGAGCCGTGATAACCCGCTCCATAAAGGTACTTCCAAGATGGGCAAAATCAATTAAATGCTGACTACGACACGTAAGGTTCGCACCGACATCCAGAAGCAGCACCACAGACCCCCGAGCTGAGGGAACTGTTGCAGCAAGGGCAGGACGCTCGATACCTGACTGCCGTCCTAATAAAAACAGAGCCGCGCCGTACAACGCGCCTGTATCGCCGGCAGAGAGAGAAAGGGTGACAGCCCCTTCTTTCTGAAGCGCCACGGATCTCACAAGAGAAGAATCAGAATGTTTTTTATAAAAAGCGCTCGCAGAAGCCCCTACGGGCACATTGTGCGCGTATACAAGACGAATCCGCCCTGAATCAACCAGCGGCTCAAGGCGGTTTCTTTGAATAAAGGGTGCAAGAGACGACTCTTCACCACACAAAACGACCGAAAGGGTTTCCGGCAAGTACGGTAATGAGGCATACACAGCCTCTCCCATGGCAGAAAACCCGTAGTCGCCGCCGTGCATATCCACAGCGATAGAAAAATCAGACATCCCTACTCTTCTATAACGACTACTTCTTCGCCTTTATAGAAGCCGCAATTGGGGCATACCCGATGTGATAGCTTCGGCTCTCCACAGTTTTTGCATTTTGCCGGAGCCACTGCATTGAGCGCGTCATGCGAGCGTCGCTTGTCTCTTCTTGTCCGTGAAGTTCTTCTTTTTGGTACTGCCATAACTACTCTTACTCCAAATTATTGTTAGTACTGTTCTGTAATTTCAAAAGCGCATGCCACCGATGATCTACACCGGAAGAGCCCTTCTCGTTCTTTGTTGAGTAACTGCTCACCCCCGAACACTCTTTGGAGCAAACAGCCTTCATGGGAACCTGCAGGAGAAGATCTTCATAGAGATACTCCTCAACATCAACCCATCCTTCAGCATACGTGTAGGTGAGCACATCGGTCTCGCTCCGCACATATGCACCGTCATCATCTTCCGGCTTAAACACAAATTTTCGTACGCCCGAAACCGGGAGATCATACTGCTGTAAG comes from Chitinivibrio alkaliphilus ACht1 and encodes:
- the fabD gene encoding ACP S-malonyltransferase, with the protein product MKYAFLYPGQGAQKIGMGKDLYDAFPVAQDYFKRAEEVLGYDLTEIVFEDSQSRLGQTEYTQPALFTLEAIITEILAERGCQPAIAMGHSLGEYGALYAGKVFSFETGLSLIARRGKYMAEAGAESTGTMAAVIGVSPEDIARTLEKVSSGTVVSANVNSPVQTVISGEKEAVEEASALLEAAGAKRVVPLAVSGAFHSPLMQPAADKLATALEEITFADPHCPVISNVTAKAETSGAVLKGLLVDQLLSPVQWVASEHTLSGYDLDGYLEVGPGKVLAGLLRAYDRKMRVKSCGDLASIEKNC
- a CDS encoding 3-oxoacyl-ACP synthase III family protein; its protein translation is MSIRRGSIVSVGVALPETVRTNAYYEEYLDTTDEWIVRRTGIRERRIWENAPADACAELGARAGNHALHRADVSPESVDTVICATFTPDNFFPSTAAGICAKMGITNAFAMDISAACSGFVYGMTLAASLIESGQSSRVLLVGSEIISRSLDFSDRGTCILFGDGAGAVLLEPSTSEAGVLASYNYTDPSLGDVLKLPSWDSQQILEMDGKPVYKQAVHLMPQMIRSALEKTSYTPDDLDLLIPHQANQRIITKVGEKLGLDPQRVVSNVARYGNTSSATIPIALYEAWEESRVFPGALVGFTALGGGVTAGATIIRF
- a CDS encoding fatty acid/phospholipid synthesis protein PlsX, whose product is MSDFSIAVDMHGGDYGFSAMGEAVYASLPYLPETLSVVLCGEESSLAPFIQRNRLEPLVDSGRIRLVYAHNVPVGASASAFYKKHSDSSLVRSVALQKEGAVTLSLSAGDTGALYGAALFLLGRQSGIERPALAATVPSARGSVVLLLDVGANLTCRSQHLIDFAHLGSTFMERVITAPPVVSLLNVGMESHKGTREVRQAHEALSKSSRLVYDGYIEGNRVLTGDADVIVCNGFVGNAVLKLSEGIFRFVRREFQDGLNDRGRKKLHCFDAELYGAVPLLGVRGHVYKAHGSSSVTALTNALVTAAKTLYL
- the rpmF gene encoding 50S ribosomal protein L32; amino-acid sequence: MAVPKRRTSRTRRDKRRSHDALNAVAPAKCKNCGEPKLSHRVCPNCGFYKGEEVVVIEE
- a CDS encoding YceD family protein, whose amino-acid sequence is MKIRLHELSQGTSSYSDTLHFSAERCRLGGMAPELAVSGDIERVHHVFFARLTYTGVVHRECGRCLQQYDLPVSGVRKFVFKPEDDDGAYVRSETDVLTYTYAEGWVDVEEYLYEDLLLQVPMKAVCSKECSGVSSYSTKNEKGSSGVDHRWHALLKLQNSTNNNLE